A stretch of DNA from Leucobacter luti:
CGTTGAGCGTCACCGGGCTCGTGGCGCCTTCGGGATCGGAGGGTGTGGTCATCGCTTCGGTGGTGACGAGTCGCACAATGGGCTCCGCCGTGACCACTTCGCCGGTGAAGCCGAACCGGTTGCCGCCATCGGCTGCAACCCACTCGTAGCGATACCGGCTCCCCGGCGTCGGCTCGAACTCACACACCGGCATACTCCAGCCATCGGGTCCGAGCAGCCAGCGCTGCAACAGCTCAGGCTCCGTATGCGCGCGCCACACCTGCTGCGCCGTCCCATGGATGACACGAGAGATCCGAGCGCGCTCGCCATCGATGCGCTGCAGCTCGGTTACACGGCCAGCGGCAAACGCTGTGAGATCAGCGAGCACAGCGTCGATCTGGCCCATGGCCGAGCGCATACCCTCCTCCATGTGCATTTCCATCAGCTGCTCAAGCTCGGCGAGCGAGCCGAACAGGGTGGTGGTGGTGAGGCGGGAACCCAGCGCGGTCTCAGCGAAGTCGAACACCATTCGCATGCTCGGTAGCTCGGTGTTGGGCTCGCCGTCTGCACGTGCGAAGCCGTCGCGCACTTCGAACGAGCGACCATCTACAACGGATACCCACTCCCAGTACCCGCGGCTCTGATCACCATCCGGCCCCGTCATACAGTAGTTGCTGACGCCGCCTGGAAAGGCATCGTGGCGGAGAAACGTCGCCGGATATTCCGGCGGCCCCCAGAATCGCTCGATCTGGCGCGGGTCGAGGTAGGCGTCCCAGAGCCGCCGAACAGGGACGGTGAAATCAGCGACGACCGTCAGAGTCAGCGCCTCGGTGTCTGTAGTGACGGAGGTAATGGGCATGATCGAGCCTTTCAGTTCTGGTCTGGCTCGGCGAGGAATGCGTCGAGTCGATCGATTCGATTGCGCCAGGCGCGTTCAACCTGGCTGAGCAGATCCCGTGCGCGCTGAATCGTCTCGGGGTTGCCACGGATCATGCGTTCACGCCCGCGTGGAGTGCGTGCAACCAGGTCTGCCGCTTCCAACACCGCGACGTGCTTCTGCACCGCAGCAAAAGACATGTCGTAGTCCGCCGCGAGCTCCGAGATCGAGGCCTCCGCGGTAAGCGTGCGACGTACGATGTCGCGCCGCGTCGTATCTGCAAGGGCCCGGAAGATCCGGTTCGCCTGCTCTTCTTCCACCATTTGTGCAACCATTTGGTTGCACATTACGCCTCGCGAACGCTGCCGTCAACCCCCGCTGCGGGAGTTACTGGGGGTCGGTGCCCGCAGCGGGCTCCGACGTCACTGCTGCAGCCGCACTGCGCTTGGCACGCCACGAGCGGAAGGCGCGTGCCAGCTCGAACAAGATCGGGATACCGGGAATCAGTACGAGCACGATGATGAACACTTCGCTGTACTCACGCACAAACGGGATCTGGCCCAGGAAGAACCCGAGCAGCGTGACACCGACGCCCCACAGCAGGGCACCCACGGCGTTATAGACCACGAACTGGCGATACCGCATATTGCCGACGCCCGCCGCGGCTGGCACAAAGGCACGGAAGATCGGAAGGAACCTGGCGATGATGATTGCCTTCGGCCCGTGCTTCTCAAAGAACGCGTGGGTGCGCGCGACGTTCTCGGGGTTGAACAGTCGACTCTTTTCGCGGCTGAAGATCGCAGGCCCCAGTTTTCGGCCGATCATGAAGCCCATCTGATCTCCTGCAAACGCAAAGATGAAGAGCAGGATGCACGTCAGCCAGATGGGAACGTCAATGATTCCGGTTGCCGAAAACAAGCCGACGGTGAACAGTAGCGAGTCACCCGGCAGGAACGCGAGCACCAGCACGCCGGTCTCGAGGAATACGAACGCGCACGCGAGAATCAATGCTGCCCAGCCGCCTGCCTTCAGTAGCGTCTCGGGGTCAAGCCACTCGATACCGAAGAGGGCCGGGACAGTGGCCGCGGTTAGAGCAGCTAGCGTCGAGGTCACGGGATAGGTCTCAGCTCTCGTTCAAGACGGATTCGGGCGGCACGCGGCGTCTCCACCCCGGCACCCGTCCAGTATGCCGCGTATCGCTGGACGTGCGCTGGTGAGGGCGGGAAGACGGACATCCCGGCGCACGCTGGAGGGGCGACAGGGGTACGCTGGAGGGACCACGCAGTGAGAATCTGAGGGGGACCGCATGACACCACCATCACCCGCTACCAGCTGGAGTCACTCACGCAGAGTCGCGGTGGCCGCAGCATGCACGGGGGCACTCACCCTCACTCTCGCGGGCTGCATCACGGTCAACGT
This window harbors:
- a CDS encoding SRPBCC family protein; amino-acid sequence: MPITSVTTDTEALTLTVVADFTVPVRRLWDAYLDPRQIERFWGPPEYPATFLRHDAFPGGVSNYCMTGPDGDQSRGYWEWVSVVDGRSFEVRDGFARADGEPNTELPSMRMVFDFAETALGSRLTTTTLFGSLAELEQLMEMHMEEGMRSAMGQIDAVLADLTAFAAGRVTELQRIDGERARISRVIHGTAQQVWRAHTEPELLQRWLLGPDGWSMPVCEFEPTPGSRYRYEWVAADGGNRFGFTGEVVTAEPIVRLVTTEAMTTPSDPEGATSPVTLNELTLTPQADGTLLTLVITYPDTETREMILATGMIDGMETSYARLEQVGLPV
- a CDS encoding metalloregulator ArsR/SmtB family transcription factor, with amino-acid sequence MVAQMVEEEQANRIFRALADTTRRDIVRRTLTAEASISELAADYDMSFAAVQKHVAVLEAADLVARTPRGRERMIRGNPETIQRARDLLSQVERAWRNRIDRLDAFLAEPDQN
- a CDS encoding VTT domain-containing protein, whose protein sequence is MTSTLAALTAATVPALFGIEWLDPETLLKAGGWAALILACAFVFLETGVLVLAFLPGDSLLFTVGLFSATGIIDVPIWLTCILLFIFAFAGDQMGFMIGRKLGPAIFSREKSRLFNPENVARTHAFFEKHGPKAIIIARFLPIFRAFVPAAAGVGNMRYRQFVVYNAVGALLWGVGVTLLGFFLGQIPFVREYSEVFIIVLVLIPGIPILFELARAFRSWRAKRSAAAAVTSEPAAGTDPQ